The Salmo salar chromosome ssa06, Ssal_v3.1, whole genome shotgun sequence genome window below encodes:
- the LOC106608208 gene encoding transmembrane protein 121: MVLPPPDKRHVCLTTIVIMTSMAFMDAYLVEQNQGPRKIGVCIIVLVGDICFLIVLRYVAVWVGAEVRTARRGYAMILWFLYIFVLEIKLYFIFQNCKADRKSLETVARKALTLLLSVCVPGLYLVLVALDSMEYVRTFRKKEDMRGRIFWVALDLLDLLDIQANLWEPQRTGLPIWAEGLMFFYCYVLLLTLPCVSLSEISTQGEHVSLQKMMLYPVLSLITINVVTILIRGVNMVLFQDSRVSTIFVGKNVVAIATKASTFLEYRRQVKEFPQPQNAMALELQQNSVGHGHTPHTSHSQPLANSTILPHEPSPARHMET; the protein is encoded by the coding sequence ATGGTGTTGCCGCCCCCGGACAAACGCCACGTGTGCCTGACCACCATCGTCATCATGACCAGCATGGCCTTCATGGATGCTTACCTGGTGGAGCAGAACCAAGGGCCCAGGAAGATTGGCGTGTGCATCATTGTGCTGGTTGGGGACATCTGCTTCCTCATCGTGCTGCGTTACGTGGCCGTGTGGGTGGGCGCCGAGGTGCGCACAGCCCGCCGCGGCTATGCAATGATTCTCTGGTTCCTCTACATCTTTGTACTGGAGATCAAGCTCTACTTCATCTTCCAGAACTGCAAGGCCGATAGGAAGTCCCTGGAGACGGTGGCCCGGAAAGCCTTGACTCtgctactgtctgtgtgtgtcccggGGCTTTACTTGGTTCTAGTGGCTCTGGACAGCATGGAGTACGTGAGGACCTTCAGGAAGAAGGAGGACATGCGGGGGAGGATCTTCTGGGTGGCTCTAGATCTTCTGGATCTTCTAGACATCCAGGCCAACCTGTGGGAGCCTCAGCGGACCGGCCTGCCCATCTGGGCCGAGGGACTGATGTTCTTCTACTGCTACGTCCTCCTTCTCACGCTGCCCTGCGTCTCCCTCAGCGAGATCTCCACGCAAGGGGAACACGTGTCGCTCCAGAAGATGATGCTCTACCCTGTCCTCAGCCTGATCACCATCAACGTGGTCACTATCCTGATCCGCGGGGTCAACATGGTGCTGTTCCAGGACAGTAGAGTCTCCACCATCTTCGTCGGCAAGAACGTGGTGGCGATCGCCACGAAGGCGTCCACCTTCTTGGAGTACCGGCGTCAAGTGAAGGAGTTCCCTCAACCGCAGAACGCCATGGcgttggagctgcagcagaactctGTGGGCCACGGACATACACCCCACACGTCGCACTCGCAGCCTCTGGCCAACTCCACCATCCTGCCCCACGAACCCTCGCCAGCACGACACATGGAAACATGA